One stretch of Sebastes umbrosus isolate fSebUmb1 chromosome 5, fSebUmb1.pri, whole genome shotgun sequence DNA includes these proteins:
- the LOC119488538 gene encoding uncharacterized protein LOC119488538 translates to MALEPYFDTIQNMMLNGSTYEDISSTLVSMGLENSGSVSNIKHFCKKFGLRKKGMVSNAQLEAAVVKAVQETGPTYGRRMMAGYLASKGVHASQQRVAAALRVSQLSNHEARSQGLRNLNPLPYHAAYMGHKMHIDQNEKMIMFGVTYVMAIDGYSGKVVGHSIMPIKNNLTIYDEVYKRVCATTFTTELNWLLCSGETKRGPKSSTH, encoded by the exons ATGGCACTTGAGCCATACTTTGACACCATTCAAAATATGATGCTAAATGGTAGCACATATGAAGACATTTCCTCTACCCTCGTATCCATGGGCTTGGAAAATAGTGGTTCTGTGTCCAACATAAAACATTTCTGTAAGAAATtcggtttaagaaaaaaaggaatgGTATCCAACGCTCAGCTGGAAGCTGCTGTTGTTAAAGCTGTTCAAGAG ACTGGACCAACGTATGGTCGGCGCATGATGGCTGGCTATCTAGCCAGCAAAGGCGTGC ATGCCTCACAACAACGTGTGGCAGCTGCATTACGTGTTTCCCAGCTGTCAAACCACGAAGCACGTAGTCAA GGATTGAGAAACCTGAATCCTTTGCCCTACCATGCTGCATACATGGGCCATAAAATGCACATCGACCAAAACGAAAAGATGATCATGTTTGGCGTGACATACGTCATGGCCATAGACGGCTACAGTGGGAAAGTGGTGGGGCATTCCATCATGCCAATTAAAAATAATCTCACCATATATGATGAAGTGTACAAACGAGTATGTGCCACAACATTCACTACTGAACTAAATTGGCTGTTATGTTCTGGTGAAACAAAACGTGGAcccaaaagcagcacacacTAG
- the LOC119488689 gene encoding uncharacterized protein LOC119488689, translating into MKNDKPFKIFSSLFQPLFQLIPSSIYFVADREDVVLPGLAGYIDGINVGSRYEVCGGEGPASQAPETVPSRQPGTFQFQARPAASLGHAGPPPPRAARLFTSPSRCLFLCLERNILIGRVERGNLQVDGATLFVEFSQQEATVPLMTAKVKAELRTEEDIVLCDAHGHKLADSSGTTGISFWKQNARKTLAIENSQYDELQRRRTSLFEEDVRKNVENLVQAAEELPAITQALRDLGQYARNRVATVALTEAQIASVKAIFKCIICRVDL; encoded by the exons atgaaaaatgacaaaccttTCAAAATATTTTCATCCCTGTTTCAACCCCTCTTTCAGCTGATTCCATCCTCAATATATTTTGTGGCTGACAGAGAGGATGTGGTGCTGCCCGGCCTCGCTGGCTACATTGATGGCATCAATGTAGGCAGCAGATATGAGGTCTGCGGGGGGGAGGGCCCTGCATCCCAGGCACctgaaa CTGTACCCTCAAGACAACCTGGAACTTTTCAGTTCCAGGCGAGGCCTGCAGCATCTCTTGGTCATGCTGGACCTCCACCCCCACGAGCAGCGCGACTGTTCACAAG CCCATCCcgctgtctttttctctgtcttgaAAGGAACATACTAATCGGAAGGGTGGAGAGGGGAAACCTCCAAGTTGATGGGGCAACATTATTTGTAGAGTTTAGCCAGCAGGAGGCAACCGTCCCCCTCATGACGGCTAAGGTCAAAGCCGAATTGCGGACGGAGGAGGACATTGTCCTGTGCGATGCACACGGACACAAACTGGCAGACTCCAGCGGGACAACTG GCATTTCCTTCTGGAAACAGAATGCAAGAAAAACACTGGCTATTGAAAATAGCCAGTATGACGAGcttcagaggaggaggacaag TCTCTTTGAGGAGGACGTTCGCAAGAATGTAGAGAACCTGGTGCAGGCAGCAGAGGAGCTGCCTGCTATTACTCAGGCTCTGAGGGACCTCGGCCAGTACGCCCGCAACCGGGTTGCTACTGTGGCGTTGACAGAGGCACAGATCGCCTCTGTCAAGGCCATCTTCAAGTGCATCATTTGCAGAG TCGACCTCTGA